One genomic segment of Phyllopteryx taeniolatus isolate TA_2022b chromosome 12, UOR_Ptae_1.2, whole genome shotgun sequence includes these proteins:
- the LOC133486389 gene encoding filamin A-interacting protein 1-like, whose translation MHPARESLHSQWNQAESRKHDLQSCIHPIPNTARHRKILIPMNNGKDERCKRERRRGRGDLSRGDMLFLLSVLEGELQARDEVIAVLKSERTDSALLKAHYGFIGLQGALRSLHGDSLQSQQQGRSQDVCKTASAELTTVIRSQKRSNKWMQQQLLEVSNAYRDAVSRSEEQLRSHRNFVEKRKRFVALLEEDRERLKLLIVKEQQYQELKETISKRDISLLKEELNRLKAFALLLVKEHQSLKELLEEHRLHVKELSAIAKGIDQDASLARERRPNSMHPEVERHNSASNVHRSRHAMTAQLADGSAQNQPLRQQHSSVGRRIDTLEETESSAREKDKGLQEPGDRESRQQGSLSEVEVLRRRVVEMEGKDEELIRMRDQCRDLDCRLVRETKNCSNLKVEVNRLNGRISELDRIEETLGKSKQECCNLRDSLEKERDVSKMLSGEVDSLKVKVREVEASEGQLEKSEAAIRHDLATLRSLTAALAEDRKTMSERLQEAEEKLSGWGSKNSAGTSREEAEISKADVEDKITDMTKARDELQARLAVEQQRNMELESKMLIMRKRLQVLENRREKEEKYMQGSNSTSPRCQAEENKAKQLTWELERLQKRLQDKEMMEKELMKVEVDYESLETRFKEEQIKSKSLLKELEVAKKELSGYKQAEKQDVNQEHLLLCRLQKEQVKSRLLGREVSALKEQLQQLMGTEKSISRVQTDHSALQGKLTQQEARNRELAREMRYLSSELDRYTHLKNLTPGDNEEHYRPTKEVQTEPAASLPPDCQLPSIINETFGKKRDEEDSNHNVEVIDSQGSTIVSNLNSLNSANNIVSQNRGLAANGVNVHQAANGDVMMLTHTPGQPLQIKVTPHHILNTATLEISSPTADASASFTSTAFIPSGGNTPNQRITIIQNKTPPSSPDRTISLLNGTPVSRIMSPNSSRSATPDLPIQILTVRTCSPEPTDIGSQAAFCMNPERQNSWQHVCSNSPDSSPSIITTEDNKIHIHLGNPYLPSHGMPPPLRPYYLRHEQRTQVLANGCHVKGVGKITSSITISPTTSPASHSPM comes from the exons ATGCATCCTGCTCGTGAAAGTCTGCATTCTCAATGGAATCAAGCGGAATCCAGGAAACACGACTTACAGTCTTGCATCCACCCAATTCCTAACACCGCCAGGCATCGCAAGATCCTCATTCCGATGAATAACGGGAAAGACGAGCGATGCAAGCGTGAGAGACGACGTGGGAGAGGAGACCTTTCCCGTGGTGATATGTTGTTCCTGCTCAGTGTTCTGGAGGGAGAACTTCAG GCGAGAGATGAAGTCATTGCAGTGCTGAAATCAGAGAGGACCGACTCTGCTCTACTGAAGGCCCACTATGGTTTTATTGGACTACAGGGGGCGCTACGTTCCCTGCATGGAGACTCGCTGCAGTCACAACAACAGGGCCGCTCACAGGATGTGTGCAAAACAGCTAGTGCTGAG CTTACTACTGTTATACGGTCCCAGAAAAGGTCAAACAAGTGGATGCAGCAGCAGCTTCTCGAGGTATCAAACGCTTACCGAGATGCTGTTAGCAGGAGTGAGGAGCAGCTTAGAAGCCACCGGAATTTTGTTGAAAAGAGGAAGCGCTTTGTAGCATTACTGGAGGAGGACCGAGAGAG ACTGAAGCTCCTGATTGTAAAGGAACAACAATACCAGGAGTTAAAGGAGACCATCAGCAAGCGAGACATATCGCTTCTTAAAGAGGAGCTGAACCGCCTGAAAGCTTTTGCGCTGCTGCTGGTAAAGGAGCATCAGAGTTTGAAGGAGCTGTTGGAGGAGCACAGGCTTCATGTCAAAGAACTGAGCGCCATCGCTAAAGGTATTGACCAGGACGCCAGTCTGGCGAGAGAGAGGCGGCCCAACTCGATGCATCCTGAAGTGGAGCGGCACAATTCAGCCAGCAACGTCCACCGCTCCCGTCACGCCATGACAGCTCAACTTGCTGACGGGTCCGCTCAAAATCAGCCACTTAGACAGCAGCACTCGAGTGTTGGTCGCCGGATAGACACCCTGGAAGAAACAGAAAGTTCTGCAAGGGAGAAGGACAAAGGACTGCAGGAGCCCGGTGATCGAGAATCTAGACAGCAAGGCTCGCTGTCAGAAGTGGAGGTACTGAGGAGAAGGGTGGTGGAGATGGAAGGAAAAGACGAAGAACTTATCCGCATGAGAGACCAGTGCCGGGATCTGGACTGCAGACTGGTGAGGGAGACTAAAAATTGCTCGAACCTGAAGGTGGAGGTGAATAGGCTCAATGGGAGAATTAGTGAATTAGACCGCATAGAGGAGACTTTGGGAAAAAGCAAACAAGAGTGTTGCAATCTGCGCGACAGCTTGGAAAAAGAGAGAGATGTCAGCAAGATGCTCTCGGGTGAGGTGGACTCcctgaaggtcaaagtgagggaGGTGGAAGCGAGTGAGGGCCAACTCGAAAAGAGTGAGGCGGCAATCAGACATGACCTGGCCACCCTCAGGTCTCTGACGGCGGCCTTGGCAGAAGACAGAAAGACCATGTCAGAGAGACTTCAGGAGGCCGAGGAAAAGCTCAGCGGGTGGGGGAGCAAAAATTCCGCAGGGACTTCAAGAGAAGAGGCAGAGATTTCAAAGGCAGATGTGGAAGACAAGATAACAGACATGACAAAGGCTAGGGACGAGTTACAAGCCAGGCTCGCAGTGGAGCAGCAGAGAAACATGGAGCTCGAGAGCAAAATGCTCATTATGAGAAAGAGgttacaggttttggagaaccGCAGAGAAAAGGAGGAGAAGTACATGCAAGGCTCCAATAGCACCAGCCCTCGTTGCCAAGCGGAAGAGAACAAAGCCAAACAACTCACGTGGGAGCTGGAGAGGCTCCAAAAAAGACTGCAGGACAAGGAGATGATGGAGAAAGAACTGATGAAAGTAGAGGTCGACTACGAGTCTCTGGAAACGAGATTTAAAGAGGAACAGATAAAGTCCAAGTCTCTACTCAAAGAACTTGAGGTGGCCAAAAAGGAGCTTTCCGGATACAAACAGGCAGAAAAGCAGGACGTCAACCAAGAACATCTCCTCCTTTGTCGTCTTCAGAAGGAGCAGGTCAAGTCCAGGCTGCTCGGGAGAGAGGTCAGTGCCCTAAAAGAGCAACTCCAGCAGCTGATGGGCACAGAAAAATCCATTAGCAGGGTCCAGACGGATCACTCTGCACTGCAGGGTAAGTTGACGCAACAAGAAGCAAGGAACCGGGAACTCGCCCGAGAGATGAGGTACCTGAGCAGCGAACTCGACAGATACACACACTTAAAGAATCTCACGCCAGGCGATAATGAAGAGCATTATCGCCCCACCAAAGAGGTCCAAACCGAGCCAGCGGCTAGCCTGCCTCCTGACTGCCAACTGCCCTCTAtaataaatgaaacatttggCAAGAAACGTGACGAGGAGGATTCAAACCACAACGTCGAAGTCATAGACAGCCAGGGCTCAACTATCGTCAGCAACctgaacagtttgaacagtgcCAACAACATCGTGAGCCAAAACAGAGGCCTCGCAGCCAACGGGGTAAATGTGCACCAAGCGGCTAATGGGGACGTCATGATGCTAACGCACACGCCAGGGCAGCCGCTGCAAATCAAGGTAACGCCTCATCACATTCTCAACACGGCCACCCTTGAGATCAGCAGCCCCACGGCGGACGCCTCCGCATCCTTCACCAGCACAGCCTTCATCCCGTCCGGCGGAAACACACCAAACCAAAGAATCACCATCATCCAGAATAAGACGCCGCCCTCGAGTCCCGACCGTACCATCTCCCTGCTTAACGGGACGCCCGTCTCTCGAATTATGAGTCCTAATTCATCCCGATCGGCGACGCCCGACCTCCCGATCCAGATTCTGACGGTCAGGACTTGTTCGCCGGAGCCGACCGACATCGGGAGCCAGGCCGCCTTCTGCATGAATCCAGAGCGGCAGAACAGCTGGCAGCACGTGTGCTCCAACAGCCCAGACTCCAGCCCTAGCATCATCACCACGGAGGACAATAAGATCCACATCCACCTAGGGAACCCGTATCTCCCGTCTCATGGCATGCCGCCGCCTCTAAGGCCGTACTACCTTCGACATGAGCAGAGGACTCAAGTGCTTGCCAACGGCTGCCATGTTAAAGGCGTCGGCAAGATTACCAGTAGTATTACCATATCTCCTACCACTTCTCCCGCCTCACACTCCCCGATGTAG
- the cmss1 gene encoding protein CMSS1 isoform X2, with amino-acid sequence MDDGSEVETEETKRIREKPNIQKKAEKRKKLTEKTVTAKKKKKNEEVSQIPKQQSVKETSTKSPKKRKRKKKTITDVLAASDPKPGCPADLQNFLAQYFSDKRSVIEQEELKLHDSSFVTCNDLTHSVSSYLKHICPKWAKVQKQHTEKSSVVLLIVCSSALRAIELIRHLTTFKGDAKAVKLFAKHIKIEEQVKLLQKGVVHIGVGTPARIGALINREGLNLQALRFLVLDWNWRDQKCRRMMDIPEIKLDLLKLLESGILDRCKADQVKIGLF; translated from the exons ATGGATG ATGGTTCTGAGGTGGAGACCGAAGAGACAAAACGGATAAGAGAAAAGCCGAACATACAAAAGAAAgcagagaagaggaagaagctaACGGAAAAAACAGTGactgcaaagaagaagaaaaagaatgaaGAG GTGTCACAAATTCCGAAGCAGCAGAGCGTGAAGGAAACCTCaacaaaatcccccaaaaagaGAAAG aggaagaaaaagaccATTACAGATGTGTTGGCCGCTTCTGACCCAAAACCAGGCTGTCCCGCAGACCTTCAGAACTTCCTGGCACAGTACTTCTCAGACAAGCGCTCCGTGATCGAGCAGGAAGAGCTCAAACTGCACG ATTCGAGTTTTGTGACCTGCAACGACCTGACACACAGCGTCTCGTCCTATCTGAAGCACA TTTGTCCCAAATGGGCAAAGGTTCAGaaacaacacacagaaaaaagTTCAGTGGTCCTGCTGATCGTCTGCAGTTCTGCCCTCCGCGCCATTGAACTTATAAG ACATCTGACAACATTCAAGGGTGACGCCAAGGCTGTAAAGCTTTTTGCAAAACACATAAAG ATTGAGGAGCAGGTGAAGCTGCTGCAGAAGGGAGTCGTTCACATTGGAGTGGGCACACCTGCTAGGATCGGCGCTCTTATTAACAGAG agGGATTGAACTTGCAGGCGTTGCGATTTCTGGTTCTAGACTGGAACTGGAGAGACCAGAAGTGCAGAAGGATGATGGACATTCCTGAG